ccacccccccgggaCCGCTGcggggccgttttggggccgCGGGCTCGCTCACTCACAGTGGCACCATCCCAGGTGGCAGCACCAGTGCAGGCGGAAGCAGCGGCCGTGGCTGTGCGTGGCGCAGAGCGAGAGCCCGTCGCAGGGCTGGAAGTCGGGTCTGCCCGCGCAGCTGCGGGCCAGCGCCTGAGCCTCGTCCAGCTTCTCGCTCTtcgccgccgccccgctcatggcgccgccgctccgcccgcagcccccgcgccgCAGcggccaggaggaggaggaggaggaggaggaggaggaggaggaagaggaggggagcagccgcacggcagcagcaggaggagcaggaggcgccGAGCCGCAGCGGGGACCGCCCGCGCCAcgggggcagcgccgcgggcagggcccggccccagccccgacggctccgccccgccccgccccgctcccgcccgctgtccccggggtgtccccggtgtccccccggtgtccccctgtcccccccggtcccctctcgtcccccccggccccggggcagcccctgTGCCGCCCCGCCCCGACGGCTCTGGCCGGGGCAGGCACGGccggggttggggttggggttgggtaCCCCGGGGTTCCTTCCCCGCGCTCCGCGCTCCCAGGCAGGTGGAAGTGTTTCTCCCCGCGCATGCTGTGATCCTTTAAATGTCGATAAACTTTGCCTTCCATTTTGTAAAATGACCGGTAGCACGATTTCGGTTAACGAAGGTACGAACGCGTGCCGTTACCTCCGACGAGCACACCCTCGGGCTGAAGCCGGAGGTGGCTGTTACCTTTAACCGCGCAATGTTTGGCTTCCTAAGTGTAGCAGCGGGCTTGTTCCCCCATCAAGCCTGAACTTTAATTGTGCTGTGATTGTCTCCCTGGTCAGTACTAGCAGAGCTGAAGTCAGCCTTCTGTTCGAAGGGAAGTCAAGCCGTCGCTCGCAGCCACCTGACTGCGCAGTGCCCACCAGCTCCCTGTCAGCTCATTTGTCTGCGTCCTCCAAAGTGTTCATACGCGGCTCCTTCGGGGCTATCCTTGGGGCAGATCCCAGAGGTGTCCCAGTGCTGAGTGCCCTCCTGAAGATGTGCTGAGCAAAGCGTCTGCGTCGTGCCAACAGAACGAGCTTAAGAACCACCGAGCCGCACGCGTATCGCTGTGCCAGGTGTGTGGTTTACGGGGAAAAACGAGGAATATGGGTCAGCCACTGGGCACAGGCTTGCCCGGGGACTTTGTCTGTGAGTATGGTCCCTGGCTTGCTGAGCAGAGCCCTCTCCTCCCCAAAGACACGGGAGTGGGAGGGCTGGGACGCTCCCCATGGTACACCCAGCGCCTTCGGGCAATGCACACGAGCAGCCAGCACCcacctgggctgctgctgcccctcctgCGGTCCTGGGGAGTGTCACAAAACGTTCCCGCTGCCGTCCTGTCCTTCTAGGGCTGATCATGGCTGCTGGGTCAAAACTGGAGCTGGCTGAGGGTGGCAGGGAGGTTTAGGCCATGCCTCAGGGATGGGGCCACCAAACTCAGCCGAACCGGGCTGGAGTTGGGTGTCCCGCTGCGCCTGGCTGGGAGCCTTGAGCTTTCCTAGGCACTGGGCACTGCTACTGAGGGTGCTTCACGGGCCAGCTGATCTTCAGTGCCTCCAGGGTTAATGGCACTGGAAAGTGAATTTTCTGAATCACTCCTCAAGGCTTAGCTgcctttgttttgctgaaatccCACTGAATTCAGCAAACATTCAGGGCCTTGCACAGCTGTTTGCaagcagaggaaaaactgaTTGCAAAACCAGGTGTTTCTTTGGCACTGTCCTGCTGGTTTGTGAAGAACATCCTAAAAATTCTTGTTCCCTGgagcctgccagcagcaaaCAGGAAATGCAGCTCAGCTCCCGCGAGACCCCAGGCGCAAGAactgcctctcctgctgctggcatgaAGCCCTCCTTCACCACCGCTGCTTCACCTCCAGAGCTGCTCTCACCCCTAGCTTGGGCTGCAAGATTACTTTCTGTTAAAAAGCAATTCCGTCAAGGAAGGTGAACTGCAGGTCAGAGAACTGGGAGTAGGTGTTTCTGACGAGACTCAGGCGCCCCATCCAATTCGCCTGTGTGCTGCAAGACGGTGCTTCTGAGCACGGGGAGCTTTCTGCCTCTCTTTGAAGgccctgtgctgcaggggaCGCTGATCAAAGCTGAAGCAATTCTCTCCTTTGGTGCACCCCTATTCTTCACTGTTTTGCAAAACGCCTGTGGCTGAGCAGTTAATGGAGGCATCTGCTGCACTGGCAGAGTTCACTGACTTAATTAAAGACATCTAACAATTCTGCAACTGCATGTGAGACCAGGGGTACTCGCAGGGCTGAAACCAAACATCCTCAGCACTGAAAGCAAGCATCCCTCCTCTGCAGAGAGCGTGGATCTGCAGCCAGACACACACATGAAAGTAGAGTCAGGGCCCAAAAATTGAGGATGGGCTAGAGCCAGCTTGCACCGAGTGCCACAGAGCCCTCACCGCGCTGGGTAACATACAGTCTCAGCTCACACTCACCTAGGTCAGATGTGTGACAAGTGGACAGAGCCCGGGACGCTCCTGCACGCACCAACGCTCGTCAGTAGGAACAGTTTacctggaaaacattttaaatagataCTTCCTCATTGAATGAAAATTGTCAGCTAGTTTAAACAGACAGTAGGAAAATTAATCCCATACGAGGTGGTTA
This sequence is a window from Anser cygnoides isolate HZ-2024a breed goose chromosome 9, Taihu_goose_T2T_genome, whole genome shotgun sequence. Protein-coding genes within it:
- the C9H3orf70 gene encoding UPF0524 protein C3orf70 homolog translates to MEGKVYRHLKDHSMRGEKHFHLPGSAERGEGTPGYPTPTPTPAVPAPARAVGAGRHRGCPGAGGDERGPGGTGGHRGDTGDTPGTAGGSGAGRGGAVGAGAGPCPRRCPRGAGGPRCGSAPPAPPAAAVRLLPSSSSSSSSSSSSSSWPLRRGGCGRSGGAMSGAAAKSEKLDEAQALARSCAGRPDFQPCDGLSLCATHSHGRCFRLHWCCHLGWCHCKYVYQPMTPVEQLPSTEIPVRPRESTNTIQIAVSLTEHFLKFAPVFQPPLPPASPQFCTIADLFIDNYRVKCINGKMCYVQRQPPPVPHKTKAEEVSVRNALITKESNTPKTDHCSSPSSSEDSGINAVGVHYMESCDEDTEGVAELSSEEDYSPDSSWEPDECPLLSPSQCEMEVIETIETTV